A part of Clostridium novyi genomic DNA contains:
- a CDS encoding ribonuclease Z, which translates to MIDLVFIGTGGGMPTPERNLSSLLLNYKGHKILVDCGEGTQVSMKIARTGFKNIDIICITHGHGDHVLGLPGILATMGNSGRIEPVTIIGPVGINKIVKGLTVITPYLPYKLKIIESPNEKMFFSIENNNLVLHNKGEICINTLEVNHSSPCIAYNFNIKRRPRFDRDKAISQNIPKNLWNVLQKGNDIVYKDILYNSEMVLGEEREGIKISFVTDTTPINELVSFIKNSDLLVCEGTYGNDKDIDKAVKNKHMTFSQAAMLAKDGKVKELILTHFSTAMDNPKEFIHFAKDIFKDTYIAEDRMLKSLKFN; encoded by the coding sequence ATGATAGATTTAGTTTTTATAGGAACAGGTGGAGGAATGCCAACACCTGAAAGAAATTTGTCATCACTTCTTTTAAATTATAAAGGTCATAAAATTCTTGTTGATTGTGGAGAAGGTACTCAGGTTTCTATGAAAATTGCCAGAACTGGCTTTAAAAATATAGATATTATATGTATAACACATGGGCATGGAGATCATGTACTTGGGCTTCCTGGTATTTTAGCCACTATGGGGAATAGTGGAAGAATAGAACCAGTAACTATAATAGGACCAGTTGGGATAAACAAGATAGTAAAGGGGCTTACAGTAATTACTCCTTATCTTCCATATAAGCTAAAAATAATTGAAAGTCCTAATGAAAAAATGTTTTTTTCCATAGAGAATAATAATCTTGTATTACATAATAAAGGAGAAATATGTATAAATACTCTTGAGGTTAATCATTCAAGTCCATGTATAGCTTATAATTTTAATATAAAACGAAGACCGAGATTTGATAGAGATAAGGCTATAAGTCAAAATATACCTAAGAACTTGTGGAATGTTCTTCAAAAAGGCAATGATATAGTTTATAAAGACATACTTTATAACTCTGAAATGGTGTTGGGAGAAGAAAGAGAGGGAATAAAAATTTCATTTGTAACAGACACAACACCTATTAATGAACTAGTTTCTTTTATAAAAAATAGTGATTTGCTAGTATGTGAAGGAACTTATGGTAATGATAAAGATATTGATAAAGCTGTTAAGAATAAGCATATGACTTTTTCACAAGCAGCTATGCTAGCAAAAGATGGAAAGGTAAAAGAACTTATATTAACTCATTTTAGTACAGCTATGGATAATCCAAAAGAATTTATTCACTTTGCTAAAGATATTTTTAAGGATACTTATATTGCAGAAGATAGAATGTTAAAAAGTTTAAAGTTTAATTAA